A stretch of DNA from Micromonospora peucetia:
TACTTCGCCGCCGGCGTCTACGGCACCGACATCCTCGTTACCAAGGCGGGGCTGCCGCTGTGGCAGGCGGGGCTGCTTGCGATCACCGGCGGGACGATCCTCGCCGCGCTGCTCGGCGCGGTGGCGCTACGCACCGTCGGCATCGCGTTCGCCATGGTGACGCTCGCCTTCGCCCAGGTCGGGGCGATCCTGGTGGCCCGCGACTTCGGCGGGCTCACCGGCGGCGAGGAGGGGCTGCCGCTGGATGTCTCCGGGCTGCCGGAGGGCCTGGTCGGGGTCACCAACACCGTCAACCTCTACTGGCTGGCGCTGGCGTACCTGGTCGTGGTGGTCTTCGTGGTGCACCGGGTCTCCGGCTCGCCGACCGGGCGGGTGCTCGCCGGCCTGCGCGACGACGAGCGGCGGATCGGGGTGCTGGGGCTCGACCCGTACCGGTTCAAGCTGGTGGCGTTCGCGCTGGCCGGCGGGCTGGCGGCGGCCGGGGGCGTGGTCTACGTCCTGATCGTCGGCGGCGCCTCGCCGCACATCACCTCCTCCGAGTGGACCCTGGCGCTGCTGGTGATGGTGGTGCTCGGCGGGCCGGGCACCCGGTGGGGGCCGGTGATCGGCGGCATCCTCTACATGTACCTCGACCACCGGCTGGTCGCGTTCGGCACGTCCGACGCGGTGGAGGCCCTGCCGGCGTTCCTGAGCAACCCGCTGTCCCAGCCGCTCTTCGTGCTCGGCACCGTCTTCATCCTGGCCGTCTATTTCTTCCCCGGCGGCCTGGCCAGCCTCGCCCCACGCCTGGCACTCCTGCGGCACTCCCTGCGCACCCCCTCCCGCCGCCCCTGACGGCGCGGGCCCGGCCCCGCCGATATGGAGTTGTCGCCGCCCGGCGACGGCTCCATATCGGCGGGGCTTCTGCGCGGAGGAGGACCCCCGCACCCACGCGGACGCGGCGCCCCTGGCAGTCCGCCAGCACGGCACCGCGCCGGGGTGATGTGCTGCTGGGCGAGCGCTCGCCCAGCGGGAACGTCCGTCGTAGCTGGTAGAAATGCCGGATGAGCGTGGATCGGACGGCGGTACGGGAACGGGCCGAAGCGGTGCTGCGGCGGTTGGCCGGCGAGCACGCCCGGCTCCGCGAGGACCAGTGGCGGGCGATCGAGGCGCTGGTGGCCGACCGCCGCCGGGTGCTCTGCGTACAGCGCACCGGGTGGGGCAAGTCGGCGGTCTACTTCGTGGCCACCGCCCTGCTCCGCGAGCGCGACCAGGGCGAGGCCGCCCCGCAGCCGGGCGAGCGTGCCGGAACAGCCGGCCCGACCGTCATCGTCTCGCCGCTGCTGGCGCTGATGCGTAACCAGGTCGAGTCGGCGGCCCGGGCCGGCATCCGGGCCCGCACCATCAACTCCGCCAACCTCGACGAGTGGGACGAGATCACCGCCGAGATCCAGGCCGGCACCGTGGACGTACTGCTGATCAGCCCCGAGCGGCTCAACAACCCGGACTTCCGGGACACCGTGCTACCGAAGCTCGCAGCCACCACCGGCCTGCTGGTGGTGGACGAGGCGCACTGCGTCTCCGACTGGGGGCACGACTTCCGGCCGGACTACCGCCGGCTGCGTACCTTCCTGGCCAACCTGCCCGAACGCACCCCGGTGCTGGCCACCACGGCCACCGCCAACGCCCGGGTCACCGCCGACGTGGCGGAGCAGTTGGGCGACGCCCTCGTACTGCGCGGCAGCCTGGACCGGGAGTCACTGCGACTGGCCGTGCTCGACCTGCCCAGCCCGGCGCACCGGCTGGCCTGGCTCGCCGACCACCTGGACCGGCTGCCCGGCTCGGGCATCGTCTACACGCTCACCGTCGCCGCGGCGGGGGAGACCGCCGAGTTCCTGCGTTCCCGGGGCTACGCCGTCGCCTCCTACACCGGCCAGGCCGAGGACGCCGACCGGCGGGCCGCCGAGCAGGACCTGCTGGACAACAAGATCAAGGCGCTGGTCGCCACCAGCGCCCTGGGCATGGGCTTCGACAAGCCCGACCTCGGCTTCGTGGTGCACCTCGGCGCACCGCCGTCGCCGATCGCGTACTACCAGCAGGTCGGCCGCGCCGGCCGCGCCGTCGCGCACGCCGAGGTGCTGCTGCTGCCCGGCGCCGAGGACGCCGCGATCTGGCGCTACTTCGCCTCGCTCGCCTTCCCGCCGGAGGAGCAGGTCCGCGCCGTGCTGGCCGCCCTGCACACCGACCGCCCGCTCTCCACCCAGGCCCTCGAACCGATCGTCGACCTGCGCCGGGCCCGGCTGGAGCTGATGCTCAAGGTGCTCGACGTCGACGGCGCGGTCCGCCGGGTGCGCGGCGGCTGGCTCGCCACCGGCGAACCCTGGACCTACGACGAGGCCCGGCTGCGCCGCGTCGCCGAGGCGCGCACCGCCGAGCAACAGGCCATGCGGGAGTACGCGAGGACCCCCGACTGCCGACTGCGCTACCTGCGAGAGTGCCTGGACGACGCCGGTGCGACCGGCTGCGGCCGGTGCGACCGCTGCGCCGGCCCGCTGTTCACGCCCGACGTGTCGGACGTGGCGCTGACCGCCGCGCAGACCTTCCTCGGCCGCCCCGGTGTGGAGATCACGCCGAAGAAGCTCTGGCCGACCGGGCTGGAGGCGGTGGGCGTACCGCTGAAGGGGCGGATCGCCCCGGCGGAGCAGGCGCTGCCGGGGCGCGCGGTGGGGCGGCTGTCCGACCTGGGGTGGGGCGGTCGGCTACGCGACCTGGTCGGGCCGGAGGCGGCGGACGTCGCCGTTCCCGACGACGTGGCCGCCGCCGTGGTCGAGGTGCTGAAGGCGTGGGCGCACGGGGACGAGAAGTGGCCCCGCCGCCCGGTCGGTGTGGTCGCGGTCGGCTCGCGCCGCCGGCCCCGACTGGTCGGCTCGCTCGCCGAGCGGATCGCCGCCGTGGGTCGGCTGCCGCTGCTCGGCCAGGTGACGCCGACCGGCGCGCCCGTCGGCGGCCCGCGCGGCAACAGCGCCCAGCGGGTACGCGTCCTGCACGGCGCCTTCACCGTGCCGGACGAACTGGCCGGCGCTCTCGCCGGGCTCGACGGGCCGGTGCTCCTCGTTGACGATCTGGTCGACTCGGGCTGGACGATGACGATGGCCGCCCGGGAGCTGCGCCGGGCCGGCGCCCCCGACGTGCTTCCCCTCGCACTGGCCGTGGCCGGCTGAGCCACCCGCCGTCCGCCGTCCGCACACCCGCCACCCGCCACCCGCCACCCGCCACTCGCCACCCGCCACCCGCCGTCCGCCGTCCGCCGTCTGCCCGTCTGCCCGTCTGCCGTCCGCAGTCCGAGCTGCGCCGACGTCGTTTCGGCTGGGCCGGGAAAGTTCCCGGTGGGGCGGGACTGCGACCGTCGCCACGCCGCAGCACCGGCGGGCTGACGCGGTGCCGAGGGGCGGTAGCGTGGGCGGCATGACCGATGAGCAGCCTGGCCGCGAGCGGGACGGCGGCGGTGCCTGACCAGGTGTCGGCCGTGCCCGACCAGGCGTCATCCGTGCCGGATCAGGCATTGGCCGTACCGGATCAGGCGTCGACGGAGATCGACCAGGCATCGGCCGAGCCGGATCAGGTGTCGGCAGTGCCGGACCGGAGCACCGTCCGGCTGGCGCTGGTCGTCGGCGGGTTGGTGCTCGCCGTCCTGCTCGGCTTCGGCCTCGGCCGGCTCAACGGCGGCCCGTCCGTGGCGGCGGGGCCGGACAGCGCCCTCACCGGCCACAGCCACGCGCCGGGCACAGGCGCCCACGAGCACGGCGCTGACCAGGCCGCGGCGGCGCAGGCCGGCGGCCTCTCGGTCAGCTCGGCGGGCTACACGCTCACCCCGGTGGCCGCCGCGTTCACCGCCGGCCGTCCAGGCGAGCTGCGGTTCCAGGTGCGGGACGCGCAACGCCGCCCGGTGACCCGGTTCGCGGTCGTGCACGACAAGCCGATGCACCTGATCGTGGTGCGTCGCGACCTGACCGGCTACCAGCACCTGCATCCGACGATGGCGGCCGACGGCACCTGGTCGGTGCCGCTGACCCTGTCGCAGCCGGGCGTCTGGCGGGCGTACGCCGATTTCACCGCGCTCGGCGACGACGGCCGGCAGACGCCGGTGACCCTCGGGGTCGACCTGACCGCGCCGGGCGGCTACCAGCCGAGGCCGCTACCGGCGCCGGCGTCCTCCGTCACGGTCGACGGGTTCACCGTCGGCTATCAGGGCACCCCGCAGGCCGGCGTGACCGTGCCGTTGACCTTCCGGGTCGACTCGCCCGGCGGGCCGGCGGCGCTGGAGCGTTACCTCGGCGCGTACGGGCACCTGGTCGCCCTACGCGAGGGGGATCTGGGCTACCTGCACGTCCACCCCGAGCCGCAACCGGTCGACGGGGCGGTGACGTTCTGGGTGACCACGCCCGACCCGGGCCGGTACCGGCTCTACCTGGATTTCCAGGTTGCCGGCGTGGTGCGGACCGCCGAGTTCACGGTCATCGTGCCCTGACCCCATCGGGCGGGCGGCCGGCGCCGGAACGCGAGGGTGCGAGCAGCACGACGGCGGCGACGAGCAGCCCGACGACCGGTGGTCGTGCTCGGTGGGCGCTCAGCCGGCGCGGCGGATCGGGCGGCGGGCCAGGTAGCGCAGCAGGTCGCGGATGTGGTGCTTCTCCTCGGCCGGAACGGTCGGATCCGCCAGCCGTTGCAGGATCACCCGTACGTCCGCCTCGACAGGGCCGTCGTCGACTCGTCGGCGGGGTGCGGGACCGGCGTCCGGCAGGCCGAGCGCGCGGAACGCGGCCGCGACCGGCAGGTCCAGCGCCGCGCAGAAGCCGCGCACCTTGGCCAGCTCGGGGTAGTCCTGCCAGTCCCCGGCGAGCCAACGGAACACGGTCGACCGACCGACTCCGGTGTGGGACGCCAGATCGGTGACGGTCCAGCCGCGTTCCTCACGGGCGTCGTCGATCGCACGCCGCACGAAACGTGCGAAGGCCATCTGCGGAGAAACCTCTACGGAACCCATCCCTGCGGGTCTTCCCTCCCGACCGGCACCGGCGGTGCGCCTCCGAGGGTAGTACGGAAAGG
This window harbors:
- a CDS encoding helix-turn-helix domain-containing protein, with the protein product MGSVEVSPQMAFARFVRRAIDDAREERGWTVTDLASHTGVGRSTVFRWLAGDWQDYPELAKVRGFCAALDLPVAAAFRALGLPDAGPAPRRRVDDGPVEADVRVILQRLADPTVPAEEKHHIRDLLRYLARRPIRRAG
- a CDS encoding RecQ family ATP-dependent DNA helicase translates to MSVDRTAVRERAEAVLRRLAGEHARLREDQWRAIEALVADRRRVLCVQRTGWGKSAVYFVATALLRERDQGEAAPQPGERAGTAGPTVIVSPLLALMRNQVESAARAGIRARTINSANLDEWDEITAEIQAGTVDVLLISPERLNNPDFRDTVLPKLAATTGLLVVDEAHCVSDWGHDFRPDYRRLRTFLANLPERTPVLATTATANARVTADVAEQLGDALVLRGSLDRESLRLAVLDLPSPAHRLAWLADHLDRLPGSGIVYTLTVAAAGETAEFLRSRGYAVASYTGQAEDADRRAAEQDLLDNKIKALVATSALGMGFDKPDLGFVVHLGAPPSPIAYYQQVGRAGRAVAHAEVLLLPGAEDAAIWRYFASLAFPPEEQVRAVLAALHTDRPLSTQALEPIVDLRRARLELMLKVLDVDGAVRRVRGGWLATGEPWTYDEARLRRVAEARTAEQQAMREYARTPDCRLRYLRECLDDAGATGCGRCDRCAGPLFTPDVSDVALTAAQTFLGRPGVEITPKKLWPTGLEAVGVPLKGRIAPAEQALPGRAVGRLSDLGWGGRLRDLVGPEAADVAVPDDVAAAVVEVLKAWAHGDEKWPRRPVGVVAVGSRRRPRLVGSLAERIAAVGRLPLLGQVTPTGAPVGGPRGNSAQRVRVLHGAFTVPDELAGALAGLDGPVLLVDDLVDSGWTMTMAARELRRAGAPDVLPLALAVAG
- a CDS encoding branched-chain amino acid ABC transporter permease is translated as MTETKSPEVPAPPAAVPDELTPGRRRWHGLRPYLPLVALVVALILPYSTLHLPGVFEGALNSPGTLQLLAVCLVFGGLAAGYDLLFGRTGMLSFGHALYFAAGVYGTDILVTKAGLPLWQAGLLAITGGTILAALLGAVALRTVGIAFAMVTLAFAQVGAILVARDFGGLTGGEEGLPLDVSGLPEGLVGVTNTVNLYWLALAYLVVVVFVVHRVSGSPTGRVLAGLRDDERRIGVLGLDPYRFKLVAFALAGGLAAAGGVVYVLIVGGASPHITSSEWTLALLVMVVLGGPGTRWGPVIGGILYMYLDHRLVAFGTSDAVEALPAFLSNPLSQPLFVLGTVFILAVYFFPGGLASLAPRLALLRHSLRTPSRRP